The proteins below are encoded in one region of Eubacterium sp. 1001713B170207_170306_E7:
- a CDS encoding uroporphyrinogen decarboxylase family protein, giving the protein MDNLKLYDERVKRMGRAIRHEENDRVPIFGLVDNWALSYYGTTLSEAKENIEIEYAAYSKALTDFQYDMGAFQGITFPLKFAESLGGGIYSNNTETIQIATSKSEIMSADEYPEFIKDPMAFIVNKILPRKCGIFQDGTVEEKFSRLMNTINEFSNFGQSRQALSERYKADHGLPVCTAAVPFMPGDLFLDYMRDFKGTMMDVRRNSDALAEACMKLVQYDIMATYAVLPQPAEDRYLGVFLHLPPYLKPKDFEKVYWPSFKAYVEHFAGQGYKFMILFEKNWEHLYEYLTELPKNCILGLFEEDDLRKAKKVFGDTICIGGGIKTTDLQYKTKEQCIDIAKSLIDDLAPGGGYVFAADKVMLSANDGKPENLKAVTDFVHDYAVYK; this is encoded by the coding sequence ATGGATAATTTAAAATTGTACGATGAACGGGTAAAACGTATGGGAAGAGCCATCCGGCATGAAGAAAATGACCGGGTGCCGATTTTTGGACTGGTTGACAACTGGGCGCTTTCTTATTACGGAACGACCCTCAGTGAGGCTAAAGAGAATATTGAAATTGAGTACGCGGCATACTCCAAGGCATTGACCGATTTTCAGTACGATATGGGCGCGTTCCAGGGTATTACCTTTCCCCTGAAATTTGCAGAATCACTGGGCGGCGGTATTTACAGCAATAACACAGAAACCATCCAGATCGCTACAAGTAAATCGGAGATCATGAGCGCAGATGAATATCCAGAGTTTATCAAGGATCCGATGGCGTTTATCGTCAATAAGATTTTACCGCGAAAATGCGGAATTTTTCAGGACGGCACCGTTGAGGAAAAGTTCTCCAGATTGATGAATACAATCAATGAGTTTAGTAATTTTGGGCAGAGCAGACAGGCTCTTTCAGAACGCTATAAGGCTGACCACGGTCTTCCTGTTTGCACCGCGGCTGTTCCCTTTATGCCCGGAGACCTGTTCTTAGACTATATGAGGGATTTCAAGGGCACAATGATGGACGTAAGAAGAAATTCTGACGCGCTGGCAGAAGCCTGCATGAAGCTGGTTCAATATGATATTATGGCCACCTACGCAGTACTGCCGCAGCCCGCAGAGGACCGGTACCTCGGCGTGTTCCTGCATTTGCCGCCATATCTCAAGCCAAAGGATTTCGAAAAAGTCTACTGGCCCTCCTTTAAGGCTTATGTTGAGCATTTTGCGGGTCAGGGCTATAAATTTATGATCCTGTTCGAGAAAAACTGGGAACACTTGTATGAATATCTGACAGAATTGCCTAAAAACTGTATTCTGGGGCTTTTTGAGGAGGACGATCTCCGAAAGGCCAAGAAAGTTTTTGGCGATACCATCTGTATTGGCGGCGGTATAAAGACGACAGACCTGCAGTATAAAACCAAGGAGCAGTGCATTGATATTGCAAAATCACTGATTGATGACCTGGCGCCCGGCGGCGGTTATGTTTTTGCCGCTGACAAGGTTATGCTTTCCGCCAATGATGGAAAACCAGAGAATTTAAAAGCAGTCACAGATTTTGTTCATGATTACGCGGTATACAAATAA